The Gloeomargarita lithophora Alchichica-D10 genomic sequence GTGGCGGAAACCACCCGGGCGGTGAATGCGCTCACCACCCGCTGGGGGCGATTTGTAGAAGAATTGGTGGAACCGGCGGTGATTCAACTGTTTCAGGCACGGGGAATTGAAATTAAATACCTCTACCCCAGGGCACGCACCCGGCAAACCGGTTTAGCGATGGAGATTGACATCCTGGCGGTGAATGAAACGGTGGCGGTATTGGTGGAATGCAAATCCCGTTTATCCCAAGATGATGTGGATGATTTTGTGGTGAAATTGGGGCGATTCAAACGGTCATTTCCCCAGTATGAAAACTATGCGACCTATGGGGCGGTAGCGGGGATTGAAATCAATGACGGTGTGGACATTTATGCCTACCGCCAAGGTTTATTTGTGATCCGACCATCGGGGGATACAGTAACCATTGTGAATGATATAAATTTCCGCCCCACCGCCTGGTAAAAGAATGGAGTGAAATGAATTTTCCAATGTTAG encodes the following:
- a CDS encoding DUF3782 domain-containing protein, producing MTTPVTIEDIYKLFQQSQAEADRRFAEADRRVAQLAAEADRRAAEADRSMAELKKTVAETTRAVNALTTRWGRFVEELVEPAVIQLFQARGIEIKYLYPRARTRQTGLAMEIDILAVNETVAVLVECKSRLSQDDVDDFVVKLGRFKRSFPQYENYATYGAVAGIEINDGVDIYAYRQGLFVIRPSGDTVTIVNDINFRPTAW